The Neodiprion lecontei isolate iyNeoLeco1 chromosome 2, iyNeoLeco1.1, whole genome shotgun sequence genome segment AGTGTCTGCTTGATGAATCTCAAACCGGCATACAAATATTTTAGTACTGCTGCCCTTTGCGTCTTTATTCCATAATTGTTGATCTCACTATTTAACCTAGCATAAACGTGCAATTCACCTCAGAACATTATACCATCTTTACCGCTAAAAATTATCTCGGacatttttattaattgatCAATCATCATGGaccaaaaattagagaatTCTGAAGGCCTTAAATAAACAGACATATGTACAAAAGTATGTTTTAAGCTGGGGGTTGGATCCATACGTATATgtgacagaattttttcaccacacATTCTGACCGAACACTTTAAAAATCGCTGTAATGTCGTAACGCTGATtcgtataaattaaaaacgaaaaaaacgtCTGGTATTTGAAAATCCCTAAATAtcggaaaattcaaacttcgCCAGCCGTCGCATGTTACGGCAGCCCTCTAAACATTTGATCGCGTTGCGCGTAGCTTACGTGCTGTTTTCACCCGGCTGTTGAGACCACAGAGATATACcacactaattgtaagttataCCTATAAAACAGAAGGTAAACAACGGCGTAAGCGTCCCGTGTACGGATTTGAATCGGTTTTCTAAAGGACGGAAGATAATAATTCTCCCATCCTCTCTGTCTCCGTACCCATGGAGTGGGGCCAAGAGAGGGGGAGAACAGCTAGGCTGCTGCGTGTAGCTCATTAGGAAGAGCAATAgggtgagggggggggggggggggggatattATGTTCTGCCCTTCAGAGAACTGACTCAATCTCTTCTGAACCTCGGGCAGCATCAGTCGTTTCCGAGCAATCGGAGTGAAATCACATTTTCTCAGTATCAGTTCCACTTTCAGACTGCGTTGTTCAGGTTGTATTACGTTGTTCGATCAGTATATTTCCAGTGTACTGAAGGCGTGTAGTCTGAGGAAAAATCGAGttagtgaaataaaaacatccaGCGAACGTTGAAGGTGAATTTCGTGTCCCgagttttcattgttttgtgtAACTCCAGCTTTCAGTGATGTCTATTTTTGTCTCTGTGCGTCGAGTGtcaactttattattttttgtggcTGATTTTCGGCAAATGCGCAGTTGCATCGTTGGCAAGTTTATTCGGTCGGTTCGAACAGACAGCTATAGCACAAAAAGTGAGTATAGAATCGAGTGTTATTGCGGTGCGGTTTTTTGGATTGTAAGATTTTAGTGAAGATCGAATAACGTAAAAAGTGCGTCGCTTCACTAATAAACCTGAGATGCTACAAGAACTACTACATGTAAAAGTGTGGAGCAGCTCATAGTCGAGGTAACAATACTTATTTTAATCACTGATTGGTAATTTAAGATGGTACATTTAAAGCCGAACTTTTGTTCTAACATGCAATACATAAATACGAAACTAGACAacagtaataaataatttgaaagctGAAAAGTCAATTTGCTTAATTAATTAAAGTgtcgtgttttatttttcacagatttaaGCAGAGACTTCCGAGTAACTCTTCCATTTCTCGGCAacgttggtgagtttgcacgtGTTAGGTTACGGGTATTCTCCTGGGATTCCTTTGTTAtgtggcgtggcggtaacaattgttacacaaatcttcgattttttagctgcatggataggctcattcacgatcgcaacgtgcttgactttcagtcgaataatttttttttcgtaattaaaTTTACTCATCTTATTTAATTACTTGAAGTAGAACATTTTTCACGTTGCTaaaagtggaatgagcatcgcgacaggtaACCATCGCTTACTCGACACTCGCGAGATCGAATTATGTTTCGCAACTAATGCAATaatctacgtttgaatttaccgaTGATGTCGTTTAAGTGGTGGGTTCACCTGAGGTTtgaacatatttatttattcacattattgttaaatcgataaaatttcaaagtctgacataacgtaacgtaatcaaattgcatcttatattatatatcattttcaatcttttaacaGCCAACAAGTATTGATCAACTGCAGGCTTAGCtcgcttagaaaaatgctaattgACATACAGGATGTTtctaatcaattttacaaaagtttATGTACCGATAGTCTGCCATCATTTACTAACATAATACATACAATATTATGGTTGGCGGGATACAACCGTGATACTGTATTCTGAGTAGGCAGACTatgatacaaaaacattttgctcccaacaggtaaccaacgaaatgtaagtcagtgaccacggcgcaaatgatgaagaatgatgtgtgttggaaaaaatgaagagtcgtttagatcgaatataggtaaccgggtaggtaggtggaCGTTTGGGATCCGACGCGGAGtttatgcatgtgtgtgtgtgtctttTCCGTTGGGTGGTTCCGTTGGGAAACAGACCAagggtaggaaggtcgcgatgtaccgtgatgttactaacttttgtAATCCACAGCGTAGAACgatcacagaaatttttttcgcgaaAGACTCCGTATTCGAGTCTCGACAATTTATAAGAATTTGAATATGAACAAGATTGAATTTCCCATTTCTTGTCATTCCGCAACGATTTTTCAACCGTTATTCAATTCCATTATTTCGTCATTACCGATCATCATGCCATTCAATTAatctctgtgatcgtctgCATGGGCAAAACGTATCTCTGGACCatctatcgcgttccgtggtacgctagatggggagagatgctgagctcgaagacttcgcgtcgaagaggaccgccgaccgtcacgccacacaataatgCTTGCCCTCCAACCTCCCTCCCGATTTTGATTCGATTTGTAATCTGAGAACAACAATCCACATAGCAATGTATCTAATTCAGAAAGATGCAGATGTGGATTGGgtttctacagaatttttgGGACAAGTCCCAGatgatacaaattttttgacagaTTAATCTTTCGCGCCTTTTTGCGCGTAGATTAATCATGAGAATTGGACGCAGCTTTTTGCGCGTAAAGTAATAACGGGAATCGGACACGTTTTTTTACGCCTCGATTCTGCAAACAGTATATAAAAGAGTTACGCACGCTCGATGTGCTGATCTTTCAGCTCTTCGGTCAATTCTTTTACGAATAATAAAGTGTTCAAGTTCTACGCTGCCTTTTGCGCGTGGACTTGATACCTTTTAGTTATGAGAGAAAGCGCGGCATTTGGAAACCAGCGCTCAACGCGCAGGAACAAAAAATCAccttttatctgtttcagctaatcgaACTCTTCGTCtatttcagctaatcaaaccttttgtctgtttcagctaatcaaactttttgtctgtttcagctaatcaaaccttttatctgtttcagctagTCAAAccttttatctgtttcagttaatcaaactttttgtctgtttcagctaatcaaaccttttgtctgtttcagctaatcaaactttttgtctgtttcagctaatcaaaccttttatctgtttcagttaatcaaactttttttcattttcagctaatgaaaccttttgtctgtttcagctaatcaaaccttttatctgtttcagttaatcaaactttttttcattttcagctaatgaaaccttttgtctgtttcagctaatcaaactttttgtctgtttcagctaatcgaACCCTCTGTCtatttcagctaatcaaatcttttatctgtttcagttaatcaaactttttgtcattttcagCTAAtgaaaccttttgtctgtttcagctaatcaaactttttgtctgtttcagctaatcaaaccttttatctgtttcagttaatcaaactttttttcattttcagttaatgaaaccttttgtctgtttcagctaatcaaaccttttgtctgtttcagctaatcaaactttttgtctgtttcagctaatcgaACCCTCCGTCtatttcagctaatcaaaccttttatctgtttcagccAAGCAAACTCTCCCTCTATTTcagttaataaaattttttgtcgttTTGAGCTAATCAAAcgttttgtctgtttcagctaactaaacttttttcactttcaactaatcaaaccttttatctatttcagctaatcaaactttttgtctgtttcagttAAGCAAAccttttgtttgtttcagctaattaaattttttgtctatttcagctaatcaaactttttgacTGTTTCAGCTAACCAAATCTTCTGTCTGTTTCaactaattattttgtttttttttcgttaattatattttttacttatataagctaagtatatttttgtttgtatcGACATATGTCACTCATTATGTTTTCGTCTGTTTCAGGTAACTGAGTTATTTTGACTATAccgaaaaattaacgtttaattttttaggCTTAGGTCTGGTTTAGGGTCAGTcatctttttttcaccgataCATAGATTTAGCGATGTAGTTCAGACTCATCACGATCACAAAAtgtggtaaaatttattcagctgTAGAATTTTATTAACGGTTTTACAGTCTTTTATTGTGATCGTTTTAGTGTCAGTCTTACAGCGATTCGTGTTTTCGATATTGGTTTAGTTGTCGATTGTTTTGCGTATCCACCATGTTCTCCATTTTAGGGATTATCTCATACCtcataacaaaaaaaaaaaacccgtgCGCGAACTTCCAAAGTCAATCGCCGTTCGTCTATAAGATAAAAACAATCACCGTTCATCCATAATCAAAACAACCATTTTTCATCTATAATTAAAACAGTCATCTttcatcaataataaatagtcACCGGGTGAtatgaactgaaaaatttcaaacaaactgCAAATATACGCGAGTAcaaattgattggaaaaaacaatttatcatAATTAATATCTGAAAGAAAAGATTTTTCGAAGAACGTAAGATCGATCTTGCAAGTATTCTCCGTGGAGTAGGCCTACTGGGGAAaccacgtaaaaaaaaacgcgccCGGTGCTCTACCGCTTGTGGTGGTGTGGAAACGAGCATAAGTGTACTTATTTTCACTGGTCAAATACTCATTgtagtttttcaaataacaattttcttcTTGCGTAAATTTAACTCATTGTCAATAAAAACTAATGTcagttaaattattttcatatgtCCGCTTCATCTTGTATCGGAATAAAGATatgagcgttgactgaagatacaTATTACTATCTTCAGTTAACGGTACGAGCTAAGTATTAAACATATGAACAGAAATTACATAAGGTACATATAGGAACAACTATATATCTCCATCCTTTGATTAACTTCTTCGACTATGTCTCCCATCCTTTGCATCGAGAAAAAGTTTCCAACTCTGTCAACAGTAAACCAGGTGCATGTTTATTGTGCATCTATTTAGATAACATTATTTTTGTCGATGCGATGGAGTTAGATTGATATTGCTGAATTTGGACCATATGAATTTGCATAGTTGAAAACTATGCGGCGTCCATACGGggttatttgaaaattttagtgTTCCCGTTCGTCATTCCGTAGGCGTAATAATACTCCACTCTGCATTATCTGGGTACACGCGGTGAGCGACGGTAACATCAGTTCGTGTCCCCTCTACTTATCGACCATTTGCCGGATTGGGTTGCGCGTGTAGAGGATGACGCAGAGGGCGCTGCTTGACGATGAATTTATGTCGGCCATTTTAAATTACGAAAAGCCCCATAAAGCTAGCAGTCTTTATGAATCTTCAGTCCATGCTTCAGTCAACGCGACCAAAATACCATATATGGAAAAAACCCGACAGGTAGTACTTTGCAGTATTTTGCAATTGGTACATTCGCTGGCTCCCTCTGCCTAAGGACTTACAATGTAAGTGACTTGGTCGATAATCGTTCGACCATGACTCGCAGCACGAGCGTCGACCCGATTCGATAATAAAATGGCAGCGCAGTGCTCGAGATTAGGATGTTATTAGTCACCCAACTGTATTTATGATTAAATATCAGCTGGATGCGTAGTAAAACGTAAACGGGAAACTCGTGATACTGAACGGTACGATTCCGCAGTTGCGTGAAGTCTACGTGATAATCAACTTAATACACAATTAAACCAACTACGTAACAATGGgacttttctcaaattcaccGTTTGACGCTGACGTTGGTAAGAGTTCATCTACCCCTCCCAAACTTAATTTAACTTTCTGTCGACGTtaattatgtatattgtatttaGAAGCACTACTTTTCTTTGCAAGATATTCATCGCGATTCGTTTCTATCACAACGCTATTATTGCGTATGAACATTGAACGCCTAAATAAGTGCATCTGATTTCTCCCCCCTTTGTATTCAATCAGTTGTTAGTCAATCGAGTTGGTTGATCAACTGTCTTCTTTGACATGTGGAATCTCGATGAAAATTTGGCATTGTGTAGACTCTAATAGCATCCCCAATCACTCATGTGTTCCATAGCCAGCTATAAATATCGGATGAATCTGTGAATTGCAATAGTTAATCTGTATTTGTTAATATCATGTTGCATTCCAGAAAAGGCaaccaatgaaaaaaatacgtctGAAGAATGGGGTTTGATAATGGATATATGCGACAAAGTAGGCAACTCCAGCCAGAATGCCAAAGATTGTCTTCGCTCCATTGTCAGGAGGCTAAATGCTCAGGATCCACACATTGTTATGCAAGCTGTGACAGTTAGTATTAGCTCTCGCTAAATAATTACCAAAGaacaatatatatttcaaataattcagagAATACAAATACGCCTTTcatcatttcaaatttctgaacTTTCTTATAAAATGTAGCTATTGGATGCTTGTGCGAGCAATTGTGGGAAGACATTTCACTTGGAAGTAGCATCCAGAGATTTTGAAGGCGAATTGAGAAGGTTGATAGCACGTTGTCAACCAAAAGTAGCCGAAAAGCTAAAATCGCTATTGAAGAAATGGGCTGAAGGAGATTTTAAGACGGATCCACAACTTAATTTGATTCCTAGTTTATACAACAAATTAAAGAGTGAAGGTTTGGATTTCTCATCTGTCCCAGAAATGGTAAGACTCATTATAGCTTAAGATCACATTTGCTTACTTGACTTCAGAGACTTGGTTACGAAGTGGTGTGATGCATACTACAATGTACATTGATAATTAATGACAAAAGCAGTATTGAGAAAAGGATTTATCTTTGTGGATTTACGTGTGTACTAAGAGTTCAATTTCATTAGATAACATATCTGTATCACGAATGAAGCATATTTATATGTTTGCAATTGATTTGAATTCTGAACTAATGAATCAGCTTTGttcgttttcaatttccaCACAATACAAATGTTGTATGTAAATAATCAAGATGCATTGAAATACAagtatacacacatatgtaaGTTAACAGTAAACGCTGCGTATTTACAACTGataacatatacatacattgaAATTGACTAAGCTATTCAAACCTATTTAGTGTCAGTAATACGGAACCATCAAAACTGGCAGATCAtgtttttgcaataataacattcatttgtaattaaaattttttagccTAAACACACAGCTATCAGTAGGGATCCAAATGTTGTAACCAATtctcaggaagaagaagacatAGCGAAAGGTAAGTAATAGTTGTAATGGTCTTACAATTAGCAAGACAGTTGTATATCACtgattttctaatttattattacttttctgaaatgaaaatcagtcgTAACTCTTATTAcgtgtttttttgttttcattttttcctacCAGCAATAGAACTTTCGTTAAAAGAGAACAAGCAACATCATCATTCTACTATCtcgcatagttcaccatcgaCAAAGAAGTCTAGCAGTTTATATCCTAGCGTCAGTACAGCGTTGAGTTCAGCTAGTAGTACAGATGGAAGAAAAGTTCGAGCTCTATACGATTTTGAGGCAGCTGAAGATAACGAGCTGACATTTTTAGCTGGGGAAATAAGTAGGTATCATTAAGCTTGATTCATATTACAATGAAAgttcgttttcaatttttattctgacTCTTACAGTTCACATTCTCGATGATACCGATCCGAATTGGTGGAAAGGAACAAATCACAGAGGAGAAGGCTTGTTTCCATCTAATTTTGTCACTGCGGATTTATCCGTGGAGCCCGAACAATTTACAAGTAAGAAACACCCAGAATCAAGATCACAGAAACACCACTGTTGATTGGCTGTGAATACTTTCAACTTTATCTTTACAGAACTGGAACACGGCAATAAAAAGTCCGTGCAATTTGCGGAAGAAGTTGAAGTGAAGACGGTCAAACATGAGCCAGAGATAATCGAGGTTGAAATTGATGAACCTAAAATGGACCGACTTCTCCACCTGCTACATGAGGCCGACCCTGAATGCGATTCGACTGACACGCAGGAAATGTTAGATTTGGAAGGTACAGAAGTTgtctacaatatttttcacttcattttaacatgattaatttttcgaacatcggatgttttgcattttttcagAACAAGTTACAGCTATGGGACCGCTTATAGATGCGGCTCTGGAGAAGGTCGATAGGCGACACGCCCAACTAACGCAATTAAGCTCGGACCTGGTGGATGCTCTTAATTTGTATCATACGCTAATGAGGGAACCACCACCTCCGACCCCGACGAATTACACATTACCAAAAATGCCTCCAACCCACGTCAACACTTACCAATTTCCAAACCAAGGACCACCTCCACCTCTCGTTAGTATCTCATCTTCGCTCGCAGTTTTCTCTTTCAATAATTAACTGCTATGAGGACATACCGAGGCGGTTGAAACGCCCTATTGTCAAATGAAAACCAGTGAATGCAAAAAGGAGCTGCATACCAGTGCAATTGCTAATATGCATCCACCACTTGATTTGACTGACTTCCATTTTATAGATGTATAATGGTATGCCTCAGCAGCCTTCATTCAACACAGGGGGTATGCCTCCAGGAGCATATCCACCTGGTATACCTGGGAGCGAATACATGGCTCCCGGAAACATGGGAAACGTGAATTTACCGCGTTTTCACATGCAGCCTGGCCCGCCACCTTCTGGTCATCCTCAGGGCCTACCACCGCCACCTGACCGAACAAATCTACCTTATCCTCAACAAGGGTAATATATTgctctctttttttcctcaatgtGAATTGTGcaaaatctaatttttcatataatttcATGGTAATGTAATGTTACCTTCGGTTTAtacttgataaaattttcccaaAAAGGTTTCCATCACAAGGTGCTCCTGCAGGAGGATCTTACGCTGGGCCACCAGGGCCTTCAGTAAATCAACAGCCTCAATATGCTCCTCCAAATGGACAGCATATGATGTAAGCAAAGATATAATACGAcgttccaaaaaaaattcccttgTATTCTACTCAagttgtataatattattatcatgaagattattattatcattattactattatttaaATAAGTACGCCCAATGTAGTCAAAAAGCCTGGGTTTCGATATTCAAATCAGAGACTTATGtgttaattttgttttcgtaTTTCGTTGCCTCGAGATTTTAGTTCAGGTTCCGTTTTAAAATGTCTGACttggtgttttttttaataaatgcATATTGCATTAATTGTGTATCTGCCTATCACTGTACATTAGATGTTTTCCGTAATCTTacaattattcttatttccAACATGAAATTCACAACACTACGTATATGGTGGTCAGAACtgtaaagaataatattttttaacattttgaATACGAAGTGAACCGTTTCGGAAGACAATGTCGGTAATATATCTAATTAATTTCGATCGCGAATTAATAGACCTTGAAGGTCATGCTGATACCTAATTTATCATATGGTCCtatgtgaaatgaaaattaacatAGGCAGGAAACTGAAGTAAACGACAGAAGTAGAATACGCTgaacgtaagaaaaattattatttaacttCGTATGTAGCTATAATTTACTAATACTATTATCCCAATTATGTTCTATATTAAAACATAAGAGATAAAAGTTGGTAAAGCTTCTATAGTTTGCTTAAGTTAGTTTGAAAGTGTATACAAACCACAAGAGGCTTGGTCGCCTAAtgctgtataaaaaaaaattatgtaataatCAATATATTTAAATGGATCGATGGCAGTTTTGTGGAAATGTATGCTGGTTGCGTCTAGTCTAAAATTTGCCCGATgcttaatcttttttttttctttgtgatAATGTACAATCGACGCGTTAAACGCTTGGCTGGGATTATTTACGTTCTGTCTGAGAGGGACTAATACAGTGATGACAGTAAAATCGATTAATTAAAACTGCAAACTAAGACAAAGACTGAACTGTCTTTTATTGAGAGTTTCCTTGCCAATATCAAAGCCAGTCAGCCAGTCAAGTGATTGCAATTTCAGCTAATAGATAATATATGCATTTCCTATTGCACGAGAAGAGCCGGTTGCGATAAAATGAAGCTAGTTCAAGTACAGAAATCTCACTTTAAAGTAACAatcacacatatatacatatatacatatatatatatattttgagaaaattacgaCTGGCGTAAGTTTCGTGTTTTTGTAAGTACTTggtataatatgtaaattataaataaaaaacagtgAATACAAGTCCTTATAAGTTACAAGTTAATGTAAACGATACTGTGAAATGTATACCTATGTTACGTTGCCAttgaattacaattatttacgTAAATCACAGCCTATCCATTTATACTTTCCACATCTATTTCCTTGGAACAGATTCCCACTGTGTTAGTTATTATCTGAACTTTTCAAAGGCCTAATCTCCCCTATCTCCCATGCGGTTATGAATAATGATTAGACAATACTATTGTTGTTCACAGAATAATAACAAACACTTTATCTCGACAATGACATTTATTTGATTCATCCTATTATTTGTCCTTGGCATTTACTGTAAAGACGTCAGAAAGGATCCGTTGCTAAAGCAATACGgattttgatgataaaatCAACATATTTTCGGATCATCAAAACTCGTTGCAAATTATCCACACgtaggaaaaaatattccaatcaCCACACAAAACCATGATGCGTGGTTTTGCTGAAACACAATATGTAAGTAATACCGCGAGTAATTGAAATGCTTGATATATTACATACAGCTGAAATCTCGATTATCTTGTTAATTGGGAAATTCGCGGCGATTTTATGAGGTGTTTTAAATGCACCTGACCTTCACGAGTAtcatttacatatttatatacatcaTGCAGCAGAAATTGATGCAACCACGTAATATCGTCCAACGCGTGGAAAGTAGGAGGTCGATCGAACAGAAATAAGACTCTTCAAAATTAGTTAGCCAAACATTTTAACAGGAGTGTAATGCGAATAAAAGTTGAGCGTTTCTTTCGCATTACGAAATTATCTCGATGCAATGAAATACGCGGCTGTTCGACGACAGAGCCTTGAAGTTTAACAATAAGTAAGTTTTCAAGTAACGACGTGTCAAACATCGTGTTATCGATGCACGCGCTATGGACTCCGActgtgaatattttcatacgCATCTTGATTCGAACATTCAAACGTTCCGTTCTGAATAAACGCTATCCACTGGATCATTCAAGGAGCACCTTGACATTTGTTTTGCTCCAATGATCAATGCCAAATAATCGTCATTCCCGGAGATCTGGACCGGGTCTTCGAAAGCCGAACGAATTGCCCAACTCGTGATCATCACTGCAAACACGTATACGTACTCGAAATTTCACATTCAAACGACGAACGATTCGTATAGACATGTATATAGATTGTTGCACAACGATCTATAAAGATCAAGTAAACACGTTCAAGTTTATATCCTCGCGAACCCAGGTGGAAAATTTTAGCGTCCTCCAACATTCGGATGAGTCAGTATGGAATTTGGAAATGTAAATTACTGTagcagaaatatttcatctaaataCAGCAGAAAAAAtcgcatttttttatattgtacagATTGAGGATTTTTGGTGATAGAATTGCTTGCAATCCAAACATCTGACAAACGTCCGAACAATGCGGGAATTGATGATTCTCACGGAAATAGATAAATTAAACCTTTATGCAACATCGTTATTCGCAAACGAATGTGGGTAATTGTATAGAATTCGTCTAACTAATGAAGTATGTTATAACAACTACCTGGAAAAGTTCTGTTTGACATTTTGTGTCCTGTTAGATCGTCGAGACGGTTATATTTCAACCAAAATTACTCTGTCCGCAtgaacatgaaggaattcctAATTACTTTTAAGCGAATACCAGCAGAATCGAGGAACACGGATTTCTAGGCGGCTCCAAATATTTCGCAGTAACATTTTGGACAAACACTGATTTCAAACTTGAAACACATtcgcgtatacgtatacgtatccTTATATAATCGTTAAAAGTGATATGAATGTGTGTAAGTACGAGACGATTTATATTATGCATTGAGAAATATATGAAcagatttatattcaaaatagTTATATACATAGCCTAGATGACGTCTCTGGCGCCTGTAATAAACACTTTGTATCTGCACCCTTTCGCAAAGAATGTGGGCTGAGCAAGTATTGGGTTACTgatttaaaaacgaaaaaagagaataaaaaaacgatCGTGTCGATAAAATGCGGTCGTAAATCGTACGCCTATGGCACAATTGGTTTGAATGAATATTCTAGGGCTGTATTATGACTAGGCGATAGGAATTCAGGCAGCAAAAAAGGAGAGGGAAAGACAACCGACTCGTAAGTTTAAACAGGACTCGGAGCGTCTCGCGCAACGTCGAAATATTTAGgcaagatgaaaaaaaacaaaacgaaaaaaacgaTGTTAATCTTCCATATTCATGCGAACGATCCAGTGTAACTTATAACATATGATAATTGTAGGTATTGCATTGCGCcgaaaatgatgaataaactCTTCAACAGCTCCAAGAAAGAAA includes the following:
- the LOC107224262 gene encoding signal transducing adapter molecule 1, translating into MGLFSNSPFDADVEKATNEKNTSEEWGLIMDICDKVGNSSQNAKDCLRSIVRRLNAQDPHIVMQAVTLLDACASNCGKTFHLEVASRDFEGELRRLIARCQPKVAEKLKSLLKKWAEGDFKTDPQLNLIPSLYNKLKSEGLDFSSVPEMPKHTAISRDPNVVTNSQEEEDIAKAIELSLKENKQHHHSTISHSSPSTKKSSSLYPSVSTALSSASSTDGRKVRALYDFEAAEDNELTFLAGEIIHILDDTDPNWWKGTNHRGEGLFPSNFVTADLSVEPEQFTKLEHGNKKSVQFAEEVEVKTVKHEPEIIEVEIDEPKMDRLLHLLHEADPECDSTDTQEMLDLEEQVTAMGPLIDAALEKVDRRHAQLTQLSSDLVDALNLYHTLMREPPPPTPTNYTLPKMPPTHVNTYQFPNQGPPPPLMYNGMPQQPSFNTGGMPPGAYPPGIPGSEYMAPGNMGNVNLPRFHMQPGPPPSGHPQGLPPPPDRTNLPYPQQGFPSQGAPAGGSYAGPPGPSVNQQPQYAPPNGQHMM